The Mycolicibacterium boenickei genome has a segment encoding these proteins:
- a CDS encoding 5-(carboxyamino)imidazole ribonucleotide synthase: MIGGGQLARMTHQAAIALGQTLRVLSAGPDESAAQVTPDVVIGSHTDLAALRKAAAGATVLTFDHEHVPTEHLETLVAEGVTVNPPPQALVHAQDKLLMRRKLHSLGAPVPRFAEITSVSDVEEFVRQIDGPVVIKTVRGGYDGKGVVMADDLASAREVVAGYLADGVAVLAEERVAMRRELAALVARSPFGQGAAWPVVETVQRDGICVEVYAPAPGLSDELGSAAQELGLRVANELGVVGVLAVELFETVDGTLLVNELAMRPHNSGHWTMDGAVTSQFEQHLRAVLDYPLGDTAAIAPAAVMANVLGAPQTPTMSMDERMHHLFARIPDAKVHLYGKGERPGRKLGHVNIIGTDMDELRERAVRAAHWLSHGEWTDGWDEHGD, from the coding sequence ATGATCGGCGGCGGCCAGCTCGCGCGGATGACGCACCAGGCGGCCATCGCGCTCGGGCAGACCCTGCGGGTGCTCTCCGCCGGGCCGGACGAATCCGCCGCGCAGGTCACCCCCGACGTCGTCATCGGTTCCCACACCGACCTGGCAGCCCTGCGCAAGGCCGCGGCAGGCGCGACGGTGCTGACGTTCGATCACGAGCACGTGCCGACCGAACACTTGGAGACGCTCGTCGCCGAAGGGGTCACGGTCAACCCGCCGCCGCAGGCGCTGGTGCACGCCCAGGACAAGCTGCTCATGCGTCGCAAGCTGCACAGCCTTGGGGCGCCGGTGCCGCGCTTCGCCGAGATCACCTCGGTCTCGGACGTCGAGGAGTTCGTGCGGCAGATCGACGGTCCGGTTGTGATCAAGACCGTGCGCGGCGGCTACGACGGCAAGGGCGTGGTGATGGCCGACGACCTGGCCTCCGCGCGTGAGGTCGTGGCCGGATATCTGGCCGACGGGGTGGCGGTGCTGGCCGAGGAACGGGTTGCGATGCGCCGCGAGCTCGCCGCGCTGGTGGCCCGTTCGCCGTTCGGGCAGGGCGCGGCCTGGCCGGTCGTCGAAACCGTGCAGCGCGACGGCATCTGCGTCGAGGTGTACGCCCCGGCCCCCGGCCTGTCCGACGAACTCGGTTCGGCCGCACAGGAACTGGGCCTGCGAGTGGCCAACGAGCTGGGCGTGGTCGGGGTACTGGCCGTCGAGCTGTTCGAGACGGTCGACGGCACTTTGCTGGTCAACGAGTTGGCCATGCGTCCGCACAACTCCGGGCACTGGACCATGGACGGGGCGGTCACCAGCCAGTTCGAGCAGCATCTGCGCGCGGTGCTGGACTACCCGCTCGGCGACACCGCGGCGATCGCGCCCGCCGCGGTGATGGCCAACGTGCTCGGGGCGCCGCAGACACCGACGATGTCGATGGACGAGCGGATGCACCATCTGTTCGCCCGGATCCCCGACGCGAAGGTGCACCTGTACGGCAAGGGCGAACGGCCCGGACGCAAACTCGGGCACGTCAACATCATCGGCACGGACATGGACGAACTCCGCGAGCGGGCGGTGCGGGCCGCGCACTGGTTGTCACACGGCGAGTGGACCGACGGATGGGATGAACACGGTGACTAG
- a CDS encoding GtrA family protein: protein MSFADATIARLPRFVRPYAERHHELIKFAIVGATTFVIDSAIFYTLKLTVLEPKPVTAKIIAGIVAVIASYILNREWSFQNRGGRERHHEALLFFAFSGVGVLLSMLPLYFSSYVLGLRVPEVSLTVENIADFISAYILGNLLQMAFRFWAFRRWVFPDEFVDKPDLALESTLTGGGFVEAFEDHSERKSATVTPLRRPGRRGKARQLGDSSEPRVSKTS, encoded by the coding sequence GTGTCCTTCGCCGATGCGACAATCGCTCGATTGCCGCGATTCGTCCGTCCCTACGCCGAGCGCCATCACGAACTGATCAAGTTCGCGATCGTCGGTGCGACGACGTTTGTCATCGATTCGGCGATCTTCTACACCCTCAAGCTCACGGTGCTGGAGCCCAAGCCGGTCACCGCCAAGATCATCGCAGGCATCGTCGCGGTCATCGCCTCCTACATCCTGAACCGGGAATGGAGCTTCCAGAACCGCGGCGGCCGCGAGCGTCATCACGAGGCACTGCTGTTCTTCGCGTTCAGCGGTGTGGGCGTGCTGCTGTCGATGCTGCCGCTGTACTTCTCCAGTTACGTACTGGGGCTCCGGGTTCCCGAGGTCTCACTCACGGTGGAGAACATCGCAGACTTCATCTCGGCCTACATCCTGGGCAATCTGCTGCAGATGGCGTTCCGGTTCTGGGCGTTCCGCCGCTGGGTGTTCCCCGACGAGTTCGTCGACAAGCCCGATCTGGCGCTGGAATCCACGCTGACCGGCGGCGGCTTCGTCGAGGCGTTCGAGGATCATTCCGAGCGCAAGTCCGCCACCGTGACGCCGCTGCGGCGGCCGGGCCGCCGCGGCAAGGCGCGTCAGCTCGGCGACTCTTCAGAACCCAGGGTGTCGAAGACTTCGTGA
- a CDS encoding PH domain-containing protein, translating to MGYPENVLANDEQVVLHRHPHWKRLIGAVLVLLLTTAAAAFVAAVVNTMDWQATAKNVLFIVTGAIWLIVIGWLTVWPFLNWWTTHFVITDRRVMFRHGLLTRSGIDIPLARINSVEFRHGLTDRMLRTGTLIIESASQDPLEFHDIPRVEQVHSLLYHEVFDTLGSEESPS from the coding sequence GTGGGCTACCCGGAAAATGTGCTGGCCAACGACGAGCAGGTGGTGCTGCACCGGCATCCGCACTGGAAGCGTCTGATCGGTGCGGTTCTCGTCCTACTGTTGACCACCGCGGCAGCGGCGTTCGTCGCTGCCGTGGTCAACACCATGGACTGGCAGGCGACCGCCAAGAACGTACTGTTCATCGTCACCGGGGCGATCTGGCTCATCGTCATCGGCTGGCTGACGGTGTGGCCGTTCCTGAACTGGTGGACCACGCACTTCGTCATCACCGACCGGCGGGTGATGTTCCGGCACGGCCTGCTGACCCGCTCGGGCATCGACATCCCGCTCGCGCGGATCAACAGCGTCGAGTTCCGCCACGGATTGACCGACCGCATGTTGCGTACCGGCACACTGATCATCGAATCGGCGTCGCAGGATCCCCTGGAATTCCACGACATTCCGCGCGTGGAGCAGGTGCACTCACTGCTGTATCACGAAGTCTTCGACACCCTGGGTTCTGAAGAGTCGCCGAGCTGA
- a CDS encoding biotin--[acetyl-CoA-carboxylase] ligase translates to MDDRQPNRPPLDVTALRAGLTEPWRRLDIVDETGSTNADLLARAAAGEQIAGSVLLAEFQNAGRGRHGRQWSAPARSQLALSVGVDAAGVSADSWGWLPLATGVAVVDAVAEVTGVRVGLKWPNDVLVGPGGGKLAGILAEVASPAPVVVVGLGLNVTMTADEAPDPRATSLSQLGAGTVDRNPLAEALLRHLAARFAGWRSADPKLAADYRERSVTIGSGVRALLPGDNTLVGTAVDVDELGRLIIDTGTERVTVSAGDITHLRPDAP, encoded by the coding sequence ATGGATGATCGTCAGCCGAACCGCCCACCGCTCGATGTCACCGCCCTGCGTGCCGGATTGACCGAGCCCTGGCGTCGTCTCGACATCGTCGACGAGACCGGATCCACCAACGCCGACCTGCTGGCCCGGGCCGCCGCCGGTGAGCAGATCGCGGGCTCGGTGTTGCTCGCCGAATTCCAGAACGCCGGGCGCGGCAGGCACGGCAGGCAGTGGTCGGCGCCGGCCCGCTCGCAGTTGGCGTTGTCGGTCGGGGTCGACGCGGCAGGGGTGTCCGCGGACAGTTGGGGATGGCTGCCGCTGGCCACCGGCGTCGCCGTCGTCGATGCCGTGGCCGAGGTCACCGGCGTGCGCGTCGGCCTGAAATGGCCGAACGACGTATTGGTCGGGCCCGGTGGGGGAAAGCTGGCGGGAATCCTCGCCGAGGTGGCATCGCCTGCGCCGGTCGTCGTCGTCGGGCTCGGCCTGAACGTGACGATGACCGCCGACGAGGCGCCGGACCCGCGCGCCACCTCACTGTCCCAGCTCGGTGCCGGCACCGTGGACCGCAACCCGCTGGCCGAGGCGCTGCTGCGGCACCTGGCCGCCCGATTTGCCGGCTGGCGCAGCGCCGATCCGAAGCTGGCCGCCGACTACCGCGAACGCAGCGTCACCATCGGCAGCGGGGTTCGCGCGCTCCTGCCGGGGGACAACACCCTGGTGGGAACGGCCGTCGACGTCGATGAGCTCGGGCGGCTGATCATCGACACCGGGACCGAACGGGTCACGGTGTCGGCCGGTGACATCACGCACCTACGGCCCGATGCGCCGTAG